From one Amycolatopsis sp. FDAARGOS 1241 genomic stretch:
- a CDS encoding M55 family metallopeptidase: MRILVSADMEGATGVTWTDDVVPGTEQWQRFRRLFTGDVNAVLAGLFEAGATDVLVNEAHSSQRNLLLEELDPRARMLTGRHKPLSMMQGVDSGVDGVVFLGYHAGAGFDGVLSHTYLENQITGVWLDDVPASEGRLNAALAAEYGVPVLMVSGDDQACDDARDYAPEAELVPVKECVSRYAAICLPPARTAELLRAAAAESSARAGRVERTPGRHRIEVEFDASHLAQATAVIPTVEHIGTRRVGFDAPSMTEAMKAFKVVTAIAGGAVQGIYG, translated from the coding sequence ATGCGGATCTTGGTCTCGGCGGACATGGAAGGCGCCACGGGCGTCACGTGGACCGACGACGTCGTGCCCGGTACCGAGCAGTGGCAGCGATTCCGGCGGCTGTTCACCGGTGACGTCAACGCCGTGCTGGCGGGCCTGTTCGAAGCCGGCGCCACCGACGTGCTGGTGAACGAGGCGCACTCGTCGCAGCGCAACCTGCTGCTGGAGGAGCTGGACCCGCGGGCGCGGATGCTCACGGGGCGCCACAAGCCGTTGTCGATGATGCAGGGTGTCGATTCCGGTGTGGACGGTGTCGTGTTCCTCGGATACCACGCGGGTGCGGGGTTCGACGGGGTGCTGTCGCACACCTACCTGGAGAACCAGATCACCGGGGTGTGGCTCGACGACGTACCCGCGAGCGAGGGCCGGCTCAACGCGGCGCTCGCGGCGGAGTACGGCGTGCCCGTGCTGATGGTCAGCGGCGACGACCAGGCGTGCGACGACGCGCGTGACTACGCCCCGGAGGCGGAGTTGGTGCCGGTGAAGGAGTGCGTGAGCCGGTACGCGGCGATCTGCCTGCCGCCGGCGCGCACGGCCGAATTGCTTAGGGCGGCGGCCGCGGAGTCGTCGGCGCGCGCCGGGCGCGTGGAGCGCACGCCCGGGCGGCACCGGATCGAAGTGGAGTTCGACGCGAGTCACCTGGCGCAGGCGACGGCGGTGATCCCGACGGTGGAGCATATCGGCACCCGGCGCGTCGGGTTCGACGCGCCGAGCATGACCGAGGCGATGAAGGCGTTCAAGGTGGTCACGGCCATCGCGGGCGGGGCGGTGCAGGGCATCTATGGCTGA
- a CDS encoding ABC transporter substrate-binding protein, which produces MAVLPLAATAAAQQPAQPKVLRVALTTGIDHLNPFTASLAASTQVGRFIYEFLTIPSADKAEASPALAESWTTSPDKLTWTFKIRQGVKWSDGQPVTAKDAAFTFQRMLDDETARTANGNYVANFQSVSAPDDTTLVIKTKAVQATMDLLDVPIVPEHIWAPIKDLNDPKTDDLSVVGVSDGPYQLTEYKQNEYVKFKANKSYWRGAPKVDELQLLVFKDVEAAVNALKQGEVDVINRLTPTQFDALKGQPNIATNKAPGRRYNEININFGVEDVNNKPIGNGNPVLKDLRLRQAIAEAIDPKTIVDKVMGGYGQLGGGVVPPIYSGYHWDPAPNEARKFDVAAANKALDEAGYTKGQDGIRVAPGGARLELRLTGHANRAFDQRTAQYVTGWLHDIGISVKQELVSDEELNDRTTAGNYDLAISGYATNPDPDYALALHTCAARPNAEGKGATTDTFFCDPQYDALYEKQLTDTDPATRAGYVKQAQARLYSQAVNVVLDYDNALEAYRSDKFSGFQTQPQPSGAILEQTGYWGVYGAVPAGTEATASDSGGSNAVLWVVIGVVVLVVLVGGGIIIGRRGKSADDRE; this is translated from the coding sequence ATGGCGGTCCTGCCGTTGGCGGCCACAGCCGCGGCGCAGCAGCCGGCGCAGCCGAAAGTACTGCGCGTGGCTCTCACGACCGGGATCGACCACCTGAACCCGTTCACCGCGTCGCTCGCGGCCTCGACGCAGGTCGGGCGGTTCATCTACGAGTTCCTCACCATTCCCTCGGCGGACAAGGCCGAGGCGTCGCCCGCGCTCGCCGAGTCGTGGACGACCTCGCCCGACAAGCTCACCTGGACCTTCAAGATCCGCCAGGGCGTGAAGTGGTCCGACGGGCAGCCCGTCACCGCCAAGGACGCCGCGTTCACCTTCCAGCGCATGCTCGACGACGAGACCGCGCGCACCGCGAACGGCAACTACGTCGCCAACTTCCAGAGCGTGTCCGCACCCGACGACACGACGCTGGTGATCAAGACCAAGGCCGTGCAGGCCACCATGGACCTGCTGGACGTGCCGATCGTGCCCGAGCACATCTGGGCACCGATCAAGGACCTCAACGACCCGAAGACCGACGACCTGTCGGTGGTCGGCGTGAGCGACGGGCCGTACCAGCTCACCGAGTACAAGCAGAACGAGTACGTGAAGTTCAAGGCCAACAAGAGCTACTGGCGCGGCGCGCCGAAGGTCGACGAGCTACAGCTGCTCGTGTTCAAGGATGTCGAAGCCGCCGTCAACGCCCTCAAGCAGGGTGAGGTCGACGTGATCAACCGCCTCACCCCGACCCAGTTCGACGCCCTCAAAGGCCAGCCGAACATCGCGACCAACAAGGCACCCGGGCGCCGCTACAACGAGATCAACATCAACTTCGGCGTCGAGGACGTGAACAACAAGCCGATCGGCAACGGCAACCCCGTGCTCAAGGACCTGCGGCTGCGCCAAGCGATCGCCGAGGCGATCGATCCGAAGACCATCGTGGACAAGGTCATGGGCGGCTACGGCCAGCTCGGCGGCGGCGTCGTCCCGCCGATCTACTCCGGCTACCACTGGGATCCGGCGCCGAACGAGGCCCGCAAGTTCGACGTGGCCGCCGCGAACAAGGCCCTCGACGAAGCCGGCTACACCAAGGGCCAGGACGGCATCCGCGTCGCCCCCGGCGGCGCGCGCCTCGAACTGCGCTTGACCGGCCACGCCAACCGCGCGTTCGACCAGCGCACCGCCCAGTACGTCACGGGCTGGCTGCACGACATCGGCATCTCGGTCAAGCAGGAACTCGTGTCCGACGAGGAACTCAACGACCGCACCACCGCCGGCAACTACGACCTCGCGATCTCCGGCTACGCCACCAACCCCGACCCGGACTACGCGCTCGCGCTGCACACCTGCGCCGCCCGCCCCAACGCCGAGGGCAAGGGCGCCACCACCGACACGTTCTTCTGCGACCCGCAGTACGACGCGCTGTACGAAAAGCAGCTCACCGACACCGACCCGGCCACCCGCGCCGGCTACGTCAAGCAGGCCCAGGCACGTCTCTACAGCCAGGCCGTCAACGTCGTCCTCGACTACGACAACGCGCTCGAGGCCTACCGCTCCGACAAGTTCTCCGGCTTCCAGACGCAGCCGCAGCCCTCGGGCGCGATCCTCGAGCAGACCGGCTACTGGGGCGTCTACGGCGCCGTGCCCGCCGGAACCGAGGCCACCGCGAGCGACAGCGGCGGGTCGAACGCGGTCCTGTGGGTCGTGATCGGCGTGGTCGTGCTCGTCGTCCTCGTCGGCGGCGGCATCATCATCGGCCGGCGCGGCAAGTCGGCGGACGACCGGGAGTAG
- a CDS encoding ABC transporter permease: MTQALTSSDQASVLVDPDEHRGGTGTLRFVATKVAEAIASILLVIVLGFLLFRLLPGDPVAFMVRERPTDPAQIAELRDRLGIDKPLLTQFWDYFTGLFRGDFGTSYIERRPVLDMIGERLWPTVLLVGSATVLAVALGLWLGIRAAWKRDSFFDRTQTGIALTLWSVPQFWLGLLLLVVTGGLFPSRGMHSPDAGPGFLAQGLDVLHHLVLPCVTLLAVFYAQYMLVMRSSLLGEMNADYLTTARAKGLRDDLVRRRHAVPNALLPTVTLVFMQFGMVVSGAVTVEAVFSWPGLGQLTYDALHGPDLPVLQGVFVVLAGAVVLMNLLAELLYRVLDPRVRTA, from the coding sequence TTGACTCAGGCACTCACCTCCTCCGACCAGGCCTCGGTGCTCGTCGACCCCGACGAGCACCGAGGTGGGACCGGGACCCTCCGGTTCGTCGCGACGAAGGTCGCCGAAGCGATCGCCAGCATCCTGCTCGTGATCGTGCTCGGCTTCCTGCTGTTCCGGCTCCTGCCCGGCGACCCCGTGGCGTTCATGGTCCGCGAACGGCCCACCGACCCCGCCCAGATCGCCGAACTGCGCGACCGCCTCGGCATCGACAAGCCCCTGCTCACCCAGTTCTGGGACTACTTCACCGGCCTGTTCCGCGGCGACTTCGGCACCTCCTACATCGAACGCCGGCCCGTGCTCGACATGATCGGCGAACGCCTGTGGCCCACGGTCCTGCTCGTCGGCAGCGCCACCGTGCTCGCCGTCGCCCTCGGGCTGTGGCTCGGCATCCGCGCCGCGTGGAAACGCGACAGCTTCTTCGACCGCACTCAGACCGGCATCGCCTTGACCCTGTGGTCGGTGCCGCAGTTCTGGCTCGGCCTGCTGCTGCTCGTCGTCACCGGCGGCCTGTTCCCCAGCCGCGGCATGCACTCACCCGACGCCGGCCCCGGCTTCCTCGCCCAGGGCCTCGACGTGCTGCACCACCTGGTCCTGCCGTGCGTGACGCTGCTGGCGGTGTTCTACGCGCAGTACATGCTGGTGATGCGCTCGTCGCTGCTGGGGGAGATGAACGCCGACTACCTCACCACTGCCCGCGCCAAGGGCCTGCGCGACGACCTCGTCCGCCGCCGCCACGCCGTGCCCAACGCGCTGCTGCCCACCGTGACGCTCGTGTTCATGCAGTTCGGCATGGTCGTCTCCGGCGCCGTCACCGTCGAGGCCGTGTTCTCCTGGCCCGGCCTCGGGCAGCTCACCTACGACGCCCTCCACGGCCCGGACCTGCCGGTGCTGCAAGGCGTCTTCGTCGTGCTCGCCGGCGCCGTCGTCCTGATGAACCTGCTCGCGGAACTGCTCTACCGCGTGCTCGACCCGAGGGTGCGCACCGCATGA
- a CDS encoding ABC transporter permease: protein MTAPALSETPRAIAWRRRRAGITRTWHEFAGQKAALTGLVLLVLTVLLALLLPVISDSDGLDVTKATGHPLSPPDGQFWLGTDIDGRSVLLLTMWGTRISLLVGFAATVLSVLIGTVIGITAAHFGGWLSTILLRFTDFFLVLPSLVLAIALSAVLPQGIWTIVLAIGVTAWPSTARLVRAQTLTIESRPYIERSRALGGGHLHVVGKHVLPGVAPLVLANTTLVVGNSIIADATLSFLGVGDPSSISWGAMLETALNNGAVSRGAWWNLLPPGLAIVLVVLFFTLVGRGLETVLNPRLKGQHS, encoded by the coding sequence ATGACCGCCCCCGCTCTGTCCGAGACCCCGCGCGCCATCGCGTGGCGCCGCCGCCGCGCCGGGATCACCCGCACCTGGCACGAGTTCGCCGGCCAGAAAGCCGCGCTCACCGGGTTGGTCCTGCTCGTGCTCACCGTCCTGCTCGCCCTGCTGCTGCCGGTCATCAGCGACTCCGACGGCCTCGACGTCACCAAAGCCACCGGCCACCCGCTCAGCCCACCCGACGGGCAGTTCTGGCTCGGCACCGACATCGACGGCCGCTCCGTGCTCCTGCTGACGATGTGGGGCACCCGCATCTCGCTGCTCGTCGGATTCGCCGCCACCGTGCTGTCCGTGCTCATCGGCACCGTCATCGGCATCACCGCCGCGCACTTCGGCGGCTGGCTCTCCACGATCCTGCTGCGGTTCACGGACTTCTTCCTCGTCCTGCCGTCACTGGTGCTCGCGATCGCGCTGTCGGCGGTCCTGCCCCAGGGCATCTGGACGATCGTGCTCGCCATCGGCGTCACCGCCTGGCCCAGCACCGCCCGGCTGGTGCGCGCCCAGACCCTCACCATCGAAAGCCGCCCCTACATCGAGCGCTCCCGCGCCCTCGGCGGCGGCCACCTGCACGTCGTCGGCAAACACGTCCTGCCCGGCGTCGCGCCCCTCGTACTCGCCAACACCACCCTCGTCGTCGGCAACTCGATCATCGCCGACGCAACCCTGTCGTTCCTCGGCGTCGGCGACCCCAGCTCCATCTCCTGGGGCGCGATGCTCGAGACCGCCCTCAACAACGGCGCCGTCAGCCGCGGGGCATGGTGGAACCTGCTCCCGCCGGGCCTCGCGATCGTGCTCGTCGTGCTGTTCTTCACCCTGGTCGGCCGCGGGCTGGAGACGGTGCTGAACCCCAGGCTCAAAGGACAACACTCGTGA
- the nikE gene encoding ABC transporter ATP-binding protein, with the protein MTALLELKNLGVTYRTGSGDVPAVRGVDLRLEAGGTLGVAGESGSGKSTVAMSVLRLLPRSAQVTGQILLDGEDVTSMRWGRLRAVRWAEASVVFQGAMHALNPVRRIGEQIAEPLRLHPPEDGPQPGEARIKARVAELLEQVDLPPARAGAYPHELSGGQKQRVMIAMALACSPRLVIADEPTTALDVIVQAQVLELLSKLVAEQDIGLVMISHDLSVLAATCERIAVMYDGQVVEERPSAELMTDPHHEHSRALAAAFPTVGDPVSRFAPATSTPLPPEPEHRAGPGDTPLLEAVDLHVSFRDRTGKRIHAVNGVDLTVGRDEIVALVGQSGSGKTTLARTLLGLQKADSGAVRHEGQPIPTGGAALRAYRRKVQLVLQDPTSALNPAHTVYEAVAEGPRIHGLPAERDTVLRALEAAELRPPEKFLDRLPHELSGGQRQRVVIAGALALEPAVLVADEPVASLDASVRGEILALLLRLRRELGLAGLVITHDLGLAWNIADRVAVMYGGELVETGTVEQVLLDPRHEYTRSLLAALPGGTAQRAGTGH; encoded by the coding sequence GTGACCGCCCTGCTCGAACTCAAGAACCTCGGCGTCACCTACCGCACCGGCAGCGGCGACGTCCCCGCCGTCCGCGGCGTCGACCTGCGCCTGGAAGCCGGCGGCACGCTCGGCGTGGCGGGGGAGTCCGGCTCCGGCAAATCCACCGTCGCCATGAGCGTGCTGCGCCTGCTGCCGCGCAGCGCCCAGGTCACCGGCCAGATCCTGCTCGACGGAGAAGACGTCACCAGCATGCGCTGGGGCCGGCTGCGCGCAGTGCGCTGGGCCGAAGCGTCCGTGGTGTTCCAGGGCGCGATGCACGCCCTCAACCCCGTGCGCCGCATCGGCGAGCAGATCGCCGAACCCCTGCGCCTGCACCCGCCCGAAGACGGGCCGCAGCCCGGCGAGGCCAGGATCAAAGCCCGCGTCGCCGAACTGCTCGAACAGGTCGACCTCCCGCCCGCGCGCGCCGGCGCCTACCCCCACGAACTGTCGGGCGGACAGAAACAGCGCGTGATGATCGCGATGGCGCTGGCGTGCTCACCCCGCCTGGTGATCGCCGACGAACCCACCACCGCACTCGACGTGATCGTGCAGGCGCAGGTCCTCGAACTGCTGTCCAAGCTCGTCGCCGAGCAGGACATCGGGCTCGTGATGATCAGCCACGACCTGTCCGTGCTCGCCGCGACCTGCGAACGCATCGCCGTCATGTACGACGGGCAAGTCGTCGAGGAACGCCCCAGCGCCGAGCTCATGACCGACCCGCACCACGAGCACAGCCGCGCACTCGCCGCCGCGTTCCCCACCGTCGGCGACCCGGTGTCCCGTTTCGCCCCGGCCACCAGCACCCCGCTGCCCCCGGAACCCGAACACCGCGCCGGCCCGGGCGACACCCCGCTGCTCGAAGCGGTGGACCTGCACGTGAGCTTCCGCGACCGCACCGGCAAACGCATCCACGCCGTCAACGGCGTCGACCTCACGGTCGGCCGCGACGAGATCGTCGCGCTCGTCGGCCAGTCCGGCTCCGGCAAGACCACCCTCGCGCGCACGCTGCTGGGCCTGCAGAAAGCCGACTCCGGCGCCGTCCGCCACGAAGGGCAGCCCATCCCCACCGGCGGCGCCGCATTGCGGGCGTACCGGCGCAAGGTCCAGCTCGTGCTGCAGGACCCCACCAGCGCCCTCAACCCCGCCCACACCGTCTACGAAGCCGTGGCCGAAGGCCCGCGTATCCACGGCCTGCCCGCCGAACGCGACACCGTGCTGCGCGCCCTCGAAGCCGCCGAACTACGGCCCCCGGAGAAGTTCCTCGACCGCCTGCCCCACGAACTGTCCGGCGGCCAGCGCCAGCGCGTGGTCATCGCCGGCGCCCTGGCGCTCGAACCGGCCGTGCTCGTCGCCGACGAACCCGTCGCCTCCCTCGACGCATCCGTGCGCGGGGAGATCCTCGCCCTGCTGCTGCGGCTGCGCCGCGAACTCGGCCTCGCCGGGCTCGTGATCACCCACGACCTCGGCCTCGCCTGGAACATCGCCGACCGCGTCGCCGTGATGTACGGCGGCGAACTCGTCGAAACCGGCACCGTCGAACAGGTCCTGCTCGACCCCCGCCACGAGTACACCCGCTCCCTGCTCGCCGCCCTGCCCGGCGGCACCGCCCAACGCGCGGGAACCGGGCACTGA
- a CDS encoding tyrosine-protein phosphatase — protein sequence MARAVTWDGFFNTRDLGDLPTREGGTTRRAAFYRAADLRFVTGTGWAQARAAGLRTVIDLRNPAEIRPHAEQPGFAGSARLAADPSGAVTPPGITRVEVPLDDVDDVELWRCISDEKLDGSPLYYPLFLHHKGARCAALIEAIARTEPGGVLFHCGSGRDRAGLTALLLLSLADVEPEAIAADYDLSTEAVRPFYAALGVADQSPMIRAILTRRGTTTTDALLTTLDGFDARQYLLAAGASAAALDEVRRRLLTAA from the coding sequence GTGGCCCGGGCAGTCACCTGGGACGGCTTCTTCAACACCCGAGACCTCGGCGACCTGCCGACTCGCGAGGGCGGCACCACCCGCCGCGCCGCCTTCTACCGCGCAGCCGACCTGCGGTTCGTCACCGGGACCGGCTGGGCCCAGGCACGGGCAGCCGGCCTCCGGACCGTGATCGACCTGCGCAACCCCGCCGAGATCCGGCCCCACGCAGAGCAGCCGGGGTTCGCCGGTTCGGCACGGCTGGCCGCCGACCCCAGCGGGGCCGTCACACCGCCCGGCATCACCCGCGTCGAAGTCCCGCTCGACGACGTCGACGACGTCGAGCTCTGGCGCTGCATCAGCGACGAAAAACTCGACGGCAGCCCGCTCTACTACCCGCTCTTCCTCCACCACAAAGGCGCGCGCTGCGCCGCGCTCATCGAGGCCATCGCCCGAACCGAACCCGGCGGCGTCCTGTTCCACTGCGGCTCCGGCCGGGATCGCGCCGGCTTGACCGCGCTCCTGCTGCTGTCCCTCGCCGACGTCGAACCCGAAGCCATCGCCGCCGACTACGACCTGTCCACCGAAGCGGTCCGGCCCTTCTACGCAGCACTCGGTGTCGCGGACCAAAGCCCGATGATCAGAGCCATCCTCACCCGGCGCGGCACCACCACCACCGACGCCCTGCTCACCACCCTCGACGGCTTCGACGCCCGCCAGTACCTCCTGGCGGCCGGTGCGAGCGCCGCCGCGCTGGACGAGGTCCGGCGCCGGCTCCTCACCGCGGCGTAG
- the mptB gene encoding polyprenol phosphomannose-dependent alpha 1,6 mannosyltransferase MptB: MATTTDSAQPSVISAPDAQLFTPSRFPYRTIAMGTIGTTLLMLAALGAGGILIRDPVLGHGPLSWIRYGHGRALANGLLYLGFALVVWAWVRLGRYVLAGRIGSKPILVAALCWMAPLLVSPPLFTRDVFSYLGQGAQLLYGLDPYANGPAELDVLPNVVQNVHPLWQTTPAPYGPLFLLISKGIVSVTQDNMIAGVILTRVVLLVGLGMTLWALPRLVKHLGGKLPVALWLAVASPMMVIHLFGGPHNDLMMLGFLTTGVLAALERKHVVAVVLVTIGMLIKPTAAVALPFLVWMWAANMSGESKVKNFFKAGAASVGLFLPVFVAGTWLSLGSLNLGWWSGLKAPQLIANWLNFPTGIGEAVYNLVHLVANVPSSPFVTVARALAMLALAAFGIRQWWLSRDGGPQAVYRAAITLLAVAILMPPTLPWYLTWGFVLISAFPWERRNLSAVVAVSVFVTLVYYPTGEQALYDWWFIAIVVVVSLYAAASLLRPDPLGLITAWRKPRDEEFLPAAPTTASLD; encoded by the coding sequence ATGGCGACCACCACCGACTCCGCGCAGCCGTCCGTGATCAGCGCCCCGGACGCGCAGCTTTTCACGCCCTCGCGGTTCCCGTACCGCACGATCGCGATGGGCACCATCGGGACCACGCTGCTCATGCTCGCCGCGCTCGGCGCCGGTGGCATCCTGATCCGCGACCCCGTCCTCGGCCACGGCCCGCTGTCGTGGATCCGCTACGGCCACGGCCGCGCGCTCGCCAACGGGCTGCTCTACCTCGGCTTCGCGCTCGTCGTGTGGGCGTGGGTCCGCCTCGGCCGCTACGTGCTCGCCGGCCGCATCGGCAGCAAGCCCATCCTGGTCGCCGCGCTGTGCTGGATGGCTCCCCTGCTGGTGTCGCCGCCGCTGTTCACCCGCGACGTGTTCTCCTACCTCGGCCAGGGCGCCCAGCTGCTCTACGGGCTCGACCCGTACGCCAACGGCCCCGCCGAACTCGACGTGCTGCCCAACGTCGTGCAGAACGTGCACCCCCTGTGGCAGACCACCCCCGCCCCGTACGGGCCGCTGTTCCTGCTGATCTCCAAGGGCATCGTGTCCGTCACGCAGGACAACATGATCGCCGGCGTGATCCTCACCCGCGTCGTCCTGCTCGTCGGGCTCGGCATGACGCTGTGGGCGCTGCCGCGGCTCGTCAAGCACCTCGGCGGCAAACTGCCCGTGGCGCTGTGGCTCGCGGTCGCCAGCCCGATGATGGTCATCCACCTCTTCGGCGGCCCCCACAACGACCTGATGATGCTCGGGTTCCTCACCACCGGCGTCCTCGCCGCGCTCGAACGCAAGCACGTCGTCGCGGTCGTGCTCGTCACCATCGGCATGCTCATCAAACCGACCGCCGCCGTCGCGCTGCCCTTTCTCGTGTGGATGTGGGCCGCGAACATGAGCGGTGAGTCGAAGGTGAAGAACTTCTTCAAGGCCGGCGCCGCGTCCGTCGGGCTCTTCCTGCCCGTGTTCGTCGCCGGCACCTGGCTCTCGCTCGGCTCGCTCAACCTCGGCTGGTGGTCGGGCCTCAAGGCACCCCAGCTCATCGCGAACTGGCTCAACTTCCCGACCGGCATCGGCGAAGCCGTGTACAACCTCGTGCACCTCGTCGCCAACGTCCCGTCCTCGCCGTTCGTGACGGTCGCCCGCGCCCTCGCCATGCTCGCCCTGGCCGCCTTCGGCATCCGCCAGTGGTGGCTCTCCCGCGACGGCGGCCCCCAGGCCGTCTACCGCGCCGCCATCACCCTGCTGGCCGTCGCGATCCTCATGCCGCCGACCCTGCCGTGGTACCTCACGTGGGGCTTCGTGCTCATCTCGGCGTTCCCCTGGGAGCGGCGCAACCTCTCCGCGGTCGTGGCGGTGTCGGTCTTCGTCACCCTCGTCTACTACCCGACTGGCGAACAGGCCCTCTACGACTGGTGGTTCATCGCGATCGTCGTCGTGGTCAGCCTCTACGCGGCCGCGTCCCTGCTGCGACCGGACCCGCTGGGTCTCATCACGGCGTGGCGGAAACCGCGGGACGAAGAGTTCCTCCCCGCGGCTCCGACGACCGCCTCTCTCGACTAG
- a CDS encoding TIGR03668 family PPOX class F420-dependent oxidoreductase, with amino-acid sequence MRLSASEARARFAASRVARLATASASGVPHLVPVTFAVAGDEIVFAVDHKPKSTTSLRRLANIAENPSVTFLVDVYSDDWTQLWWARADGVARVLDASSRAEPVSWLVAKYPQYTEHPPEHAVVSTVVRSWRGWAAS; translated from the coding sequence ATGCGCCTGTCCGCTTCGGAAGCACGGGCCCGCTTCGCCGCTTCGCGGGTGGCCCGCCTCGCGACCGCGTCGGCCTCCGGCGTCCCGCACCTGGTCCCGGTGACCTTCGCCGTGGCCGGCGACGAGATCGTCTTCGCGGTCGATCACAAACCCAAGTCCACGACCTCCCTGCGGCGCCTGGCGAACATCGCGGAGAACCCGTCGGTGACCTTCCTGGTCGACGTCTACTCCGACGACTGGACGCAGCTGTGGTGGGCCCGTGCGGACGGCGTGGCCCGCGTGCTGGACGCCTCCTCGCGCGCCGAACCGGTGTCGTGGCTGGTGGCGAAGTACCCGCAGTACACGGAGCATCCGCCGGAGCACGCGGTGGTGTCCACGGTGGTCCGGTCCTGGCGCGGCTGGGCGGCTTCGTAA
- a CDS encoding LD-carboxypeptidase, translating to MRPPRLVAGDTVALIAPSGPVAPDLLDAALPVLRGWGVKVRVGDAVRGSGAGYLSAPDEVRAAEFTDAWLDPEVACVLAARGGYGAQRMLELLDWSALRAAGPKVLAGSSDVTALHRAVATHLDLATLFCPMPASVLFDEAAAEHLRHTLFEPERTRVLRAPGSDVLVPGRASGVLVGGNLSLLAAGVGTPERGSAHDGIVLLEDVTESAYRIDRMLTQLLRSGWFAGARAVVLGSWAACGDPAEIRALLLERLAPLEVPVLGDFGFGHVASSPTLPLGARASLDTELATITLDSPALA from the coding sequence ATGAGACCACCACGGTTGGTGGCGGGTGACACGGTGGCGCTGATCGCGCCGTCCGGGCCGGTCGCGCCGGACCTGCTCGACGCGGCGCTGCCCGTGCTGCGCGGGTGGGGCGTGAAGGTCCGCGTGGGTGACGCGGTGCGCGGCTCGGGGGCCGGGTACCTGTCGGCGCCGGACGAGGTGCGGGCGGCCGAGTTCACCGATGCGTGGCTCGACCCGGAGGTCGCGTGTGTCCTGGCCGCGCGTGGCGGGTACGGCGCGCAGCGGATGCTGGAGCTCCTCGACTGGTCCGCGCTGCGCGCGGCCGGACCGAAGGTGCTGGCCGGGTCGTCCGATGTGACCGCGCTGCACCGCGCCGTCGCGACGCACCTGGACCTGGCCACGCTGTTCTGCCCCATGCCGGCTTCGGTCCTGTTCGACGAGGCGGCGGCCGAACACCTTCGGCACACGCTGTTCGAACCCGAACGCACCCGCGTGCTGCGCGCCCCAGGCTCGGACGTGCTCGTGCCGGGCCGCGCGTCGGGCGTGCTGGTGGGCGGGAACCTGTCGCTGCTCGCCGCGGGCGTGGGCACGCCGGAGCGGGGTTCGGCGCACGACGGGATCGTGCTGCTGGAGGACGTGACCGAGAGCGCCTACCGGATCGACCGGATGCTCACGCAGCTGCTGCGTTCCGGCTGGTTCGCCGGGGCGCGCGCGGTGGTGCTCGGTTCGTGGGCCGCGTGCGGCGATCCGGCGGAGATCCGCGCGCTGCTGCTGGAGCGCCTGGCACCCCTGGAGGTCCCGGTGCTGGGCGACTTCGGGTTCGGGCACGTGGCGTCGTCGCCGACGCTGCCGCTGGGCGCGCGGGCGTCGCTGGACACCGAACTCGCCACGATCACCCTCGACTCCCCCGCCCTGGCCTGA